The sequence below is a genomic window from Arthrobacter sp. U41.
GAGCCCGGAGTACCAACAACGAACGTTTAACCGCGCCCCCATAGACACCATCTTGCCGGCAATGGCTTCCCCAGCGGCTCCAATACTCAGTGGCTTCTTCAAGAGCGAAATCAACGTTAATCGCTGCTGGCAGGAGGCGGTGCGAGGGGAACCACGTTAGCTCGAAATCAACCTGCTCGCCCTTCGAAATGAGGAACTTTCCCTCGTGCCCGTGCTGATGTGCTTGTGGAAGATGAGGTCCTCTCAGTGCGAGAGCATCCGGACCGGCCATGGCCAACAGGACCGGTGCCGCCGTCTGCGCAGTGTCGCGTACACGACTCGCCCAAGGTAAGACCGTTGAATATCCTGGCCGGATCCGAAGTTCCTGACGCATTTCAACGCTGCCTTCCAGCCCGGTAACACGGCGGACCAGGGACGAACCGTTATCCCCAAGCGGCATGAAATCGGTAACTAGGACGTTTCCGCCACCAGTCTTCCAGATGGTCTGGAGCACGAATGTTGAGTCTATGTAGTGTCGATCGACAACGACAGCGCCTGGCTCGCTGGGCGCCAACAGCCAGCGGCCGTGGTCATCGGTGCCTAAGATGCTGCTAAACACGGACGGCGAGTCGAAGCGCGGGAAACAGAGCCAGTCCACGCTGCCATCCCGGGATATGAGAGGCCCGGTTTGAAGATCCGATAGCAATGCGTAGTCCTCTATTGGTGCAGCCATGCTCCACTCAATCACACCTTGTTCATCCAAGTTAGGCCCGTGGGCTGTCCTACCTGATCGGCGCCGAACCGCCAGACCATCAGATTCCTCATTCGGGATCTGGTTGGACTACCCCCGCCCGCCACCTCGCGTTCGCTGTTCATCGTGGGAGCCACCTCGGCAGGAAAGGCCGACCTGTCCCAGCCGTCGTACGTAGATTTACGGTGCTACCTATCCAAAGGGGTGGTTAAAACCATTCCAAATTAGCGTTTCCACTGCCTGCAAATGACAGGAGGATAGATGCCAAGCCCACCTCCGGCGGAAGAGGAGATAGTTCCCTTTCCAGCAATTCATGACCTAGCGAGAAAGACAGATCGACATGACACGAGAAGAAGCCTATGCAGGGTGCCCCTCGGATTCGTACGTGGAATTTTATGGCGGGCAATGGCTGGTAGTCCCATTTGCGCCCGTACAGCAGCCTGCCTTTTTCACGTGTCTGCCCGGCGAGGGCCGGGTCACCGGCCGTTGACCCCTGAATCGACCAAACTCGACCTCGAAACAATGGGATGAGACCAGAGAGACGGGCCTGCGCGGCATCCCCCTTGACGATTGACCACCGCTGCTCAATCGAGCCGCGGTCATTATTACTACCAGCCCGCCAGAGGCTATCCGGCTAGTAGCAGCAGAAAGGCAAATCCAGATGAGCATAACCTTCCAGCCCAGCGAACTTTTCGAAGGGGAGCTAGACGAATCCCTACTCGGCCCGCCCCTCGCCGAGGTACTGAGCGACGACATCCCGACGCGAATCACTATTCCCTTTACGAGCGCTGACTCTCGCATTCTCTCTGGAGTCTGGGAAGCTGAACCAGGCCTTTCTCGGTGGGAGTTTTTGGAGCGCGGTGAGGTGATTCACGTCCTTGAAGGCCGAATGGTCATCACTGAGGATGGCGGTAAACCGGTCACTGTGGAAGCCGGAACTGCAGCCGTCTTTCCC
It includes:
- a CDS encoding cupin domain-containing protein, whose product is MSITFQPSELFEGELDESLLGPPLAEVLSDDIPTRITIPFTSADSRILSGVWEAEPGLSRWEFLERGEVIHVLEGRMVITEDGGKPVTVEAGTAAVFPIGWRGTWEIQERIRKFFVIFVP